In the genome of Cynocephalus volans isolate mCynVol1 chromosome 10, mCynVol1.pri, whole genome shotgun sequence, the window TAAACACAAGTGCCTCACATAACggttctttttttttgctttctgcacATTGCTATTTGCTTCTTTGTTGGCTGCACTCTGGATCACTTGCCGCCGCTCAGACTGCCTAACACAAGGACAAAACTTTGAAGTAAAAAATGTGTCTTTTGGTATATGGAATTGTCATTAACAGTTGCCTCTCTGCTTGCAGAAGAAGCACATAACCTGGGAATCttttgttttactctttcttttattaaactAAGTCTTGTTTGCTTAAATCAGAAACAAATTCTCAAGTAACAAGAaccctttcccttttttctgcatCAGCAGTGAAAGGGTGTgtctttggattttatttaaagcatgaaatttctttttctgagagagaaaagaaaaaacacaaacacaaaaaccaaaccCCAACCAAAaacttttttagaaaagaaaagcacaccACCCAATTACACAAACTGAAACAAATGCTTTCGTTCaggaaaagaatatttgaaggaTCTACCAAacgaggaggaaaaggaggattaagaagaaaagccaaaggaaggataaataaaaaataaatgcacaagGCTAACAGACAGGTAACTAGAATTATATGCCTTTAAAAAGTTTCAACTCCCCAACCAAAAATAATCTGTGAGGATCCTAATGACCCCTAGAATcccttgaaattctttctttagtTTCATAAAATAATTCTGTAACTACCCTCTAAGAAATGAAGGCAGCTACCTTAAGTGGGAGATTATAggatgggaggtgggaggaggaaagagaaagtggaATTAAGGGACAAGGGAGAAAAGCTTAGGCGAATCAACGGATTGCAATCTATCTGCTAGGAATGAACAAGACAACATCAAATGAGGAGCTGTCAGCTGGACCATACAAAAAGCTAAATGTAcacaaaaggtttttttttttttccttttaaatctaCCATACTGCTTCAGTTCATTTCCAATGCAACAATCTACTCAACACCAAAATGGTCATATCTATCATAAATACAGAaagtcagtttttaaaactttttttttttaagctacaaGTCCTCAACactctctgtgtgtgtgggtTATTTTTCTGAAAGTGGGAGTGCTTAACTTTTCCCCTTGAAATTGGCTTCAGCAGAAAAGCTATCCTTAAAAATCCCCAGAAAGCTAAAGCAGTTCACATTGTTTTTCTCGAACTTTCTGCCcgtttttaaattaacaaaaaaaatcttttctggaacaaaaaaaccccaaaaaccaaaaaacaaaacaaaacaaaaaactgaaaaaataatatatatataaaatgattctGAAAACAGAACAAAGTGTGAGCGATTGACCTGAGAATAAAAAgacattacatttctttttttcttttagcaagcCATTGGTATCTGAATGCTAAGATAGCAAGAAATTTAAAACTGTAACAAGGTGGACTGCTTTCCCATACAGTGCATGCCGGGCTCCTCTGTGCTATCAATGTGGGGCATTTATTGAAAAGGGGCAAATATACAAGGGGTTTAAGCTCCAAAGACATTAGGGAGGCCCTGCGGACTTCTGTTTCCCAGACCAATAGTACCTTCAAAAGGACACAATGTAGCAGggtgagggctttttttttttttttttttttttttttaaatattaaaagaaaaaagaaaagacaatgtaAAATCACCGGCATAGATAGGTATATGGGAAAACAACCCacgtttttctattttttttttcttcttcttctttttttttttttttttttttggttagaagCTTTGGAATTGCAGTTAGTCTATTTTTGAAATtggtttgttattaattttttatttaaactcaTTTGTTTGTATTGTTCATCTTCAAAGCTTACAATCTGAAGGTGTCCGTTCCTACACTGGTCAGACCACTGTCCTTGGGGCAGCTGGGGTCTTTGGGACCCTCCACCGGGCTCGCCGGTCCGTCGGACTTTTGGCTGAGATCCGTGTCAGACTCCTCCGAATAGTCGTCTGTTGGCATCGAGGGCTGAACCCCTGAGGTGCTGCATGAACTTGAGGTAACCGTTGAAgatgaggagagaggaggaaaagaagggggCTTCGCGGCCGAAGCCCGGGAGACCACTTGCGGCCAAGACTTCCTGGAGGCGTGGGGGGCAGCAGAGGACGAGGAGGGGGCGGCGGCCGACGGGGGAGGGGGGCTGTCGTTTGAGTGAGCGGCAGACTGCGAGGTAGATGCGGTGCTAGGATCGGGGAAGCAGGCAGAGTGAGGTAATAAACTAGGGTGCTCTTTGGCGTTTCTTGCTGCTCTCGTGATTGTTCTGTGTTTGTGCAAGGCCGACTCGAGATGTTGACTCAGAGCTTCCTCCCCACAGAGCGCGCTCTCGCACGCCAGGCAGTGGTACGAGCCGCCGCCACCGCTgccaccgccaccgccgccgccgctgccacCCGTGGGGACGTGAAGCACCATCTCTTGCAGGTTCACCACAGACTGGCCGAAGAAGCAGAGGGACTTCAGGTGGCTCCTGGCCGCCTCCTCATCGCCGAAGCCCGCCTGGCACTTGCGGCAGACCAACTTGTACTGCACCTTTGGAACAATGAAGGGGTCGGAGAGGGAGTCCGCACTTTTGCTTTCTGCTTCTGGCTCTTCGGGGGGTTTCGGCAGGAGGGGGGACACCTCACGGGGGGCGTTTTTCTGCTCTTCTGGTTTGGGGGATTCTTTGGCAGGGTCTTTGTCTGGGGAAGCAGCCCCCTGGGGGACTGGGGTTTGGCTTGCTTTGGGCGgtggcggcggctgctgctgcggctgcactttctgctgctgctgctgctgctgctgctgatgcagttgccgctgctgctgctgctggattgcCTCCTGCAGACTCTGCTGGTATTGCTGGTACTGCTGCAGTAGGGAGCCCGGAGACAGCCCCATCAGGGCCTGCGACAGTGCAGGGCTGTAGGGGAACAGGCCTTCCATGCCATACATAGGCTGCAGGTACCCGCTCTGCAGGGCGCCAGGGATCTGGGGGGCGTAGTAAGGAGAAAAGCCTGGTACAAAGTAAGGAAGGAACTGGCTCGTGAGCAACGCGGTGGGGTCCGAAGTCAAGGCTGCCTGCAGGGCCTGCAGCTGAGCAGGGTCCACTGCATACTCCATGGCTGGCAGCGGGGCTGAGATCGTGGCCGCAGCTGCCGGGGGggcctctcctttctcctttttagGGACAGGCAAGGGTTCCCCTTTCCCTTTGTgtactttttccttctcctttactTTCTCACTGTCTTTGTCCTTgcgttgctgctgctgttgtggtGGGAGCTGAGTTGTGGGTGGCGGCTGGACTGCTGGCAGAGGGGGCGGCTGCTGCACCTGTGGCTGctgctggggttgggggggctGCTGAGGGGCCATCACCATGGTGGCTTGTGCTGGGGTTGGGGAGCTCAGCGACGCTGAGGATGGTTTATTTGGTAATCCAGATGTGGGGAGGCCAGGGGAAGGAACTGTTGTGCTGGGCAGACCCATCAAGTTCGGCTTCGGAGACGTTAAAGCTGAAAGGaatggagacagaaagagaacCATGGGTCAGTCTGGGTGGTCAGACTGAAGCTCAAGACACTTTACCTGTGTCATTGGCACAAAGTCTGAGATACTGAGATTTAAACTTGAAGATCCTCTCAAAACCAACGTTTTCAGCAGAAGTATCCTGCTAGGCTCAGGGGTGGATAGCTTTGTATGCTAATCACAGCCCAGGCCTGGGTCAGCTCCCACACTTCCCCGTTCAGCTAAACAACTTCCAACACCTTCGTACCCAATGTGCTACACCCACTAGTCCACATTTTCTTTGCCATGCACTCCCAGCTACCATCCACTTGCCCAATGCAATTAGTCTGGAGAATCCCAAACGAGCTGTTTCCAGCTGGGGCCCATTTGAACCAAAGGCCTTCATCAAAGCTCCACAGAAATAGTACAGCCATGAGGCCCCACCAGAAGTTGTGTGGAAGAGAGAGGCAACAGAAGAGTGAAAGCAAGAAATCTGGCAAGGCCCCAAGGCAACATGAACAAACAAAATGGACTCTACACATGTTCCTCCTCTCTGACCTGGCTGCAGCTGAATGGATGCTTTAGGAGGGCAGAGATAAGAGGATGAATGGGAGAGTGTGGAGGAAGGGcctgagaagaaataaaaacaatctgTTTAGGGAAAACTGCTCCAGTGCCTTGGCCTAGCTAAACTGCTTCAACAAGTCTGTTGAAAAGTGCAACCATCTGGAAATAGGATTCTGGAGTCTGCTGGAGAAATGACCAccttctcctcctgcccctgtCTGAATGATATAGAGGAGGGCCAGTGGGGCTGCAGGTTCTCAAATGAGAACCCAGccataggaaaagaagaaaagcagtaCCAGAAATGGAACAGCCCGAGGTGCTGACACCATCCATTCCCAAGACATCACAACCCACTCCAGGCACCAATGCTTATGCGTAGCAAAAGTCTCCGTGTCACCAGGCCCATCCTTGATCATACTGAGTGCTAATCTATCACTTCCTCCAAAACTTTCACCCACCCATAGACTAACATCCTCCCTGACCCACAGCTACCTCCTGGTTTGAGTCTTCTATTCCAGGGTAATGGAAGAGGGGTACTGCTGTACACTTATCTTCAGGTGTACTGAGACTAGCAGGGACAGCGGGGGTAGAGGGTGAGGGAAGGGGTGTTTGCAGAGCATGCTAGATGACAAAATGCTTAGAAAAGACAGGAGTCAGGAAAAGTGCAGAGGCAACAGGCCTTGAAACACCTCTACACTCACACATCCAAGAAACCAGACAGTATATACATCCCTTCACTTCAGAGGACACTAAAATGTAATATCAAAAAATCCTACAGACCCTCAATATTTTATCTGGACCACCTTTTCTGCCAGAAAGCTAGGGTAGGGGTTTCATAGCATGACACTGTCTTCATGAGAAAAAAACACTCTGAAGCCCAGACCTGGGTGAGGATGATGTTGATTTCTGGCTACAGTGGTATAGTATTCACTGGACTGTCAAAACCCTCACATTTCAGATGAAAATAACAAGGCTGCTTCAAGTTGCAAATCCCAGAAAAACATCCATTGACACCAGATAGCTAAGGAGGAAGCTTCCCTCAGCATCACATAATTTACTCTTCCAAAACAACAGAAAGGGACCACTGACATTAAGTCGTCCAGTTTCCTCAGTGTATATAAGAGACTGACATCAGATGAGATGTGACTGACTCTATTCAGAAAAAACTGAGTAAAGCTTTGTTGGCTAAATTGGCACAATAAGGCAGAGACAGAGTGGACTATGAATTTTAAACGTAGGACATGGCTCTGTCAACCACTAGACAATGGGCTTGCTCCAAATTTTAGGTTTGGGGCCAGAGACAAAAGATCAGTGGGGCAAGGAAGGAACGTCTAGAGATCTCCCCAGCCCCATGGCCTCTGAATTTTAGGAGAAATGCTCAGGTCAGAAGGGCTTAAACTGACTTTGTGTATCTTCAACTGATGGTCTACAaaagagatttaaattttaagaaacattCAATGAACCCCTGCTATTTACCAAGCTCCGCACTAGCCACACTCAATACGCTCTCATGATAATTCAGTGACACTGGTTTTCTAATCTGTAAGATCAGAACCGAGCAAGGTACTTCATCCCCCCGAGACTTAGTCATGCAcctctggagtcagactgacCCCTACATGGATCACAGCTGAAACACATCAGACACGTGACCTTGGGCCCATTAATCGATCTCTTGGAAACTCAGCTTTCCACAATAGATGGTTGTAGGGATTAAATGAAAGGCCTTATGGAAAGAGCTGAGCATTAGGTCTAACATataatagatgcttaataaacaCAAGTTCCTTCCCTCCCATTCCAGATCCAGTGCTCTTGAGAGCTGTGGTACAGTCAGGTGATGATAACTGGGCATGTCTGGCTGGCTTGAATATTGAGAGCATATCTTTCTATCTCGAGTCCACTCTAAGTGGTCAGAACCTAAGCAGCACTAAACATATACCTTTTGACTGACTGGCTCATATTGGGTGTTGTGGAAGGAGCACATAGCACTGGGAGCCCGGAGGCCTGGGTGGGAGCTCTGGCTCCTACCCTAGCTTGCTGAATGGtcttgacctctctgggcctcagttttctcatctgtaaaacaaggggAATAGATCAGACATTCTGATTCTACTTTTTTCACATTATTATGATACGTTGGGCCTTTTCAAGCCCCTCTGCCAAGGTTCCGGGCTGCAAGGATAATTCGGTGCCTTGCCACTTTCTACATAGCTTGTTTCCTGGCTTATATCTAGTTGGCTTTAGTATCATTCTGGGACATTACTTGCCAGCACATATTAAGACATAGAaattgttgcttatgctttttttttcttgttctctttgGATAAGAAACTGGGAACAGGAATGTAGTAGCCTCATGTTCTGTAAAACACTGCCAAAACTGTGAAACCTGGAATTAGTTCAACTAGAAACTAGGACTTCTCTGGGAAGCAGCAGAACCACTTTAACCCTGGGGAACAGGGACATGTTTTGAAGGCAAAGAGGCACGCTGAGGGACTCTCCTTTGGTAAACGTATACAGGTCAGTGCGGGCCATTCTGGGGGGAACTTTCTGACTTGTGCCTAAGCCTCAGAAGACCCTTGAGGTGAAGGTCCAACTTAAGACAGTAGGATCCAGAGAAGACAGGTGAGGACAGAGGAGGAGAAGCAAGAGAGATACAGAGCAGGAACCGTAAAACACCCTAGTCAGTGAGAACAGAAGAGTATCAAGTATTTTTGATTCTAAACaggcaggagggaggaaagggataTGGGAAAAAGGATATGAAGGGATGACGAAGGACCCCTAAATGCATTAATATTTTCATCCAGAGGACTAACACAAACATGTCAAAACTAAAAACTGCATCGCCCGATACAAGATCCCTGGTCAGTGCATTAAGAGAGTCTCATTAGAAACTAATAGAGCCACTGTTCGGGCTAGAAGAGAACCCCAGGAGTAAGGATCCACCACATGAAAGCTTCTTCCTGACAGCTGTTCTCCTGCCACAGTAGCTCTTTCTAAAAAAGAAGGCAAGGACCCCAGGTGAGGGCAAAGAGCCAATTTAAATTTTCTTGGACCAGTTTCCCTAGGGCATGATCCAGAATTAGCTAGGACATTCAGGTGTCTTATATTTGCAACAAATACCTAGATAGGATGGCATTTCCACGAGGACTGAATGAAAGGGTCTAtgacagaaatttctttcttgaaaattCCACAGGAATTAATATGCCAGATTCTTCACTATAGCTCACGCCCTGTTTATACTACTGAACACAGGGCACAGGAGTTGTTTCAGAGGAGACTGTTCCAACCAGGAGGTCCCATCCCTGAACTAGAAAGGCAAAGTCCCATGTACACACTGGCATGAGGGAGACTAATAGAAGGGAACTAAAGTCCTACTGCTTTTAGAGAACTAGAAAGGGAACTTCCTACTTGCCTGCACTCAGAGGGTTTGGGTGGTTAGCCACATAACAAAATGCTAACTGGGCATCTATTTAATGCTGAAAAGAATCACCTAGAGCAGAACCCACCTGTGTTGGATGGAGTAAAGCCTGGCAAGGAGGGGCTGTTGAGGCCAGGGAGCAACACGGGAGGAATGCCCTGGAGCGCTGGGTATGCCGTAGGGAGGTTAAGAGCCTGAAGAGGGGCGTTTTCAAACATCCCCTGCTGCTGAGCTGCCAGTCCAAGGACCTCATTGGCCTTTTTAATCCGGTCCAACTCTTGTTGAGCCATCAACTGTCGTACAGTGGCTGGGTCAAAGTATTCTTTCTCCTTGTCCAGCTGACTTCCAATGGTGTCTTTAACTTTGGAGATATGCTGTTGGGAAAAGATATGGTCACGTACAGACAGCCGAGCGCTGTACTTGATGCCACACAAAGTGCACTCTGTTTTGGGTCCCTCGTAACTCGTTTGGTTTATACCAAAATGCTTGGCCATACTTAACTTGGACTTCTTTTCTTTTGCCCGGGCATTCTGGAACCAGACCTGAACGACTCTCTTTGGCAGTCCAATGTCATTACCCAGGACCTCACACTCTAGCATAGTGGGTGTCCTGTAGTCATTAAAGCATGACTTGAGGACCTTCAGCTGCAGATTAGTCATCTGAGTGCGAAAACGTTTCTGCCCAGGCCGATCCCCGCTGTCACCAGATTTGCCTGCAGACCCACTCGCACCAGGACTTGGGGAACAGGGGTCTGCAAGGCTTGAGGTTTCACTGTAGTCTACTGTACCTTCATTGTCATATTCCTTGCTATAAAAGCTTGGGGCTGGGCTGACCAGACCAGATGACAACCGATCTTCATACTCAGACATTGCCATCATGGCCGCTTTGGTCAACCCCTCATTGGGTGCAGAAGAGGATTTGGTTTCAGTTGCTATTCCCGTTGCACTGTCGTTATCTGCATTGCCCTCGTCTCCAGTTGTGGTATCTGTGATTGCTGTGTTGACAGAGGAACAGTCATCATTGTCCAGCTTAGTTTGGTCAAAGTTTAGATTAACTGAGGACATGGAGGGGCTTTCAAAGTCTTCAATCCCTTCTACCTTAATGGAGGAAGGGCTAAGTAGAGTTCTGGGAGACAACTCCATAGTTTTACTCACAGGTGAGAGGGGGACACCCTGACCATCACTACTGCTTGGGGGTAGGTGGGAAAAGCTAGTTCCATCAAAAATATCTCCTTTCATCTGGAGTCCCCCATCACAGTCTAAGAGCATCGCAGACAGGGTTAGGTTGTAGCCAGCTCTCTTGGCTTCATGCCAGTGCCGGGACCGGATATGAGCCTCGAGGGCAGTCTTGGCTTTGAAGAGTGCTCTGCAAAATGGGCATCTCCtgtgggcctgggctgggcccacAGCCCGGAACTGTCCTTTCCTTTCCCGAGCTCGGGTGTTCTGAAACCAGACTTGCACCACACGTTTTTTCAGGCCCACCTCATGTGCAATGTGATCCAACATCTTTCGAGTTGGATTGGAGTCCAGTAGATACTTTTGGTAGAGAATTTCTAGCTGTTCTGGTGTTATAGTTGTCCTCAAACGCTTATCTCTCTGAGGTTCTTCCCCTCCTGTCCCACTGTCATTTTCGCCAGGGCTGGCACTGGCCTTCTCCTCCAGCTTCCTTTTTAGAGTGTTCATGGTGGAGGTTGGAGTTGAAGGAGAAGTGGCTGAGCTCACTGGAATCTGAGGTATGGCCCCAGAGAGCAGCTGGCTGGCCAGGAGTGGGTTACTAGGATCAAACAGCATGAAAGGCATATCCAGTGACCTGTCCAAAAACTGGGGGTGGATGAACTGGTTTTGTGCACTCAGGAAGTGAAGCTGCTGATGCTCCTGCCAGTGCTCAAATGATGGAAACGCCAATTTACACTGGTCACACTGGTAGGGGATTAGCTGAGGAGGTAGGTTTGCCAACTGCTGAGGAGTTGACGTGTGGAGGGGCTTGAGAGGCAGGTGGGAGAGCTGGGAAGGACTGGGGCTCGACTGGGGTAAGGGGCACTGAGGGGGTGGCGCTTGTGGAGGCGGCTGTGGTAACGAAGGTGGGGAAGCCAGCTGGGGGAGCTTTTGCTGGGGTGTGTTTGTCTTCTGCTCCACCTGGTCTTGCTGCTGCAGCTCTGCCTTTGGTTGTCCTTGCTTTTCATGGGTTTGGTTGGGCGGTGCACCGGGAAGGTCAGCCTGCTTTGGTTTCTCATCACTCACCTCTGTCTTTGAACTGAAGGAGGCCAGTTCGTCAGCCTCTGCTGTGAGCTGCAAGAAGGCGGAGGAGGCCGTACTGGCACATGGTGCTGGGGCACTGTAAGCCTGGGAGGGCATGGGGGTGCTGCAGGAGGAACTGGTGGGTGTCAGGATCTCCATGGCATCCATGGAATCCTCATTTTGGCTGTCATCCTGCCCCTCCTCATCCTCATCCTTGTAGCACAGCTTCTTCTGGTGCTTGATGAGATCAAAGATGCGCTGAAACACCAGGCTACATTTTTTGCACTGGTAGTTCAAGTTGCTCGTTCGAATATATCTATCGTTTGTAAGCTCACGCCGCTCTCCGTCTTTGCCCTCTCCTTGATTCTCATAATTTTTCCTGGCCTTCTGTCGGGCATTCTGAAACCACACCACTATAACTCGGGTTGGAAGGTTCAGTAAATTAGAGAGCTGCTCAAATTCATCATCCTTTGGGTAAGCATTGGCATCAAAGAAGTCCTGTAGGACCCTCAGCTGGTAGTCAGTAAACCTTGTTCTGGAAGACCTCTTGCTTCCCCAGTACTCTTGCTTCTGAGGTTCTGGGGAAGGGGGCCGGGAATCAATCTTGAGCTCCTCTAGGCTGGTGATGGGAGGGTTGCTGAAGTTGTAAGGGGAGTCCTTGTTACGCTGCCGCTCTTTAAAGAGAGTGTTCCTGAACCAGTGCTTGATCACTTTCTGGGGCAACCCGGACTTGTCTGCCATCTCTTTGATCTGCTCTTCACTGGGGGAGTTATTAATGTCAAAATATTGCCGCAGGACTCGGAGCTGGTCATCTGTGATCCTGGTGCGAGGCCTCTTGTTCTGCTGCTGGAGCAGGGTCGGATTGAGCTGATGCTGGTACAGCTGGGCCAGGTCTGCAGGCAGAGGCTCTACAGGCCCAAGCTGGGGGGGCAGCTGGGCTGGCAAGGTCTGCAGTGGCATTGTCTGCATCATCAGTGGCGAGAAGATGGGTAGCTCCATTGGCATGGAGAGCTGGGTGAGCGGCACAGATGGCTGGGCTGGGGCAATCGTGGGCGAGGTGATGGGGGGCGCTGACGCAGGAATGGCTGGTGTGGAAGCCGGCTGCGGCGGTGCTGCAGggagcgggggtgggggagggggagggggtggtggagGCGGCTCCGGGGTCTGGGGCCTCAGGGGGTACAATTTATCATAGTGCTCTCTGTACTGTTTGGCAAACCTCTCGAGCTGTTTAAAGGGAAAGTAATTCTGATGTACATGCTCCTGATGGCTCTTTAAAATCAATATGTTGGAAAACAACTTGCCACAGGAGTCGCACTCGAGTTTTTCCACGTTCTCTCCCTGCTCCGTCTTCCCGTTCTTCTTCTGCACCTTCTGCTTGTTCTCATTGTACTGAATGACCAGCTCAAAGCCAAAGTTCTCCAGCAAGGCCTTGGTGGCATTCCCTCTGGCATCCGAGGCAATGCGCGGAGGAAGCATGGAAGACTCCGAACTACTCCCGGGTGCcagctctttcttctctttggccTTCAAGGCATCTGGCAGCGATTCCTTCGGTCCCGCGTTGCCTTCTCCCCCCTCGGTACCGTCCTTCtctctctggctttctttttccttttctttgatgaccaacttgtttttcttttcggGGTGCTGGCTTGGTTGAAGGAGGGCAGAGTGACTCTGGGATAGAGAGAGTtggctttgctgctgctgctgctgctgtaggatctgctggtggctctgctgtgggatctgaacctgaGCCTTCAGATCTTCCAGCAGGCCCGGGCCTGTCCCAGTCAGCGTCAGTGCCCCACTCGTCACTGGCAAACTCACTTCAGGGTTGAGCTGGAACTCAGCACTGGGGATGTAGAAAGGGAAGaggaggtgctgctgctgctgcagctgcagcaGGGCCTCAGTGGTCATGGGGAAGTGAGGGAGGAGCGTGGGGTTAAACAGCTGAGACTGTATCAAAGCAGCCTGCTGCTGCAGCTCCTGCTGCAAGTGAGCTTGAACTTGAGCCTGGGCCTGAGCCAGTGTCTGTgcttgttgctgttgctgttgctgttgttgctgttgttgctgctgctgctgatgttgttgctgctgttgctgctgctgctgcctggaTGCAATCATATCTGCCAGCTTCTTCCGATTGGCCTCCTTGGGCTCTGAAGGAGAAGCAATGTTAGCACTGATGGGATTCCCCAGGGGTGGCATTCCCACACTTTCACTGGGCACTTGGCTCAGCAAGTTGGAGCTCGCAGTGATGCTGGCACTGCTTGGATTG includes:
- the ZFHX3 gene encoding zinc finger homeobox protein 3, with protein sequence MEGCDSPVVSGKDNGCSIPQHQQWTELNSTHLPDKPSSMEQPAGESHGPLDGLRAPFNERLAESSTPAGPPAEPASKEVSCNECAASFASLQTYMEHHCPSARPPPPLREESASDSSEEGDEESDVENLAGEIVYQPDGSAYIVESLSQLAQGGGASSGSGPLPSLFPSSLPGAGGKQGDPSRAAAVYPQIINTFHIASSFGKWFEGPDQAFPNTSALAGLSPVLHSFRVFDVRHKSNKDYLNSDGSAKSSCVSKDVPNNVDLSKFDGFVLYGKRKPILMCFLCKLSFGYVRSFVTHAVHDHRMTLSEDERKILSNKNISAIIQGIGKDKEPLVSFLEPKNKNFQHPLVSTANLIGPGHSFYGKFSGIRMEGEEALAAGSAAGPEQPQAGVLTPSTLLNLGGLTSSVLKTPITSVPLGPLASSPTKSSEGKDSGAAEGEKQEAGDPDCFSEKAEPAEEEAEEEEEEEEVEEEEEEEEEEEEEEEEEEGCKGLFPSELDDELEDRPPEESGATAGSSSKKDLALSNQSISNSPLMPNVLQTLSRGTASTSSNSASSFVVFDGANRRNRLSFNSEGIRANVAEGGRRLDFADESANKDNATAPEPNESTEGDDGGFIPHHQHAGSLCELGVGECPSGSGVECPKCDTVLGSSRSLGGHMTMMHSRNSCKTLKCPKCNWHYKYQQTLEAHMKEKHPEPGGSCVYCKSGQPHPRLARGESYTCGYKPFRCEVCNYSTTTKGNLSIHMQSDKHLNNMQNLQNGGGEQVFSHTAGAAAAAAAAAAAAANISSSCGAPSPTKPKTKPTWRCEVCDYETNVARNLRIHMTSEKHMHNMMLLQQNMTQIQHNRHLGLSSLPSAAEAELYQYYLAQNMNLPNLKVDSAAPDAQFMMSGFQLDPTAPMAAMTPALVGGEIPLDMRLGGGQLVSEELMNLGESFIQTNDPSLKLFQCAVCNKFTTDNLDMLGLHMNVERSLSEDEWKAVMGDSYQCKLCRYNTQLKANFQLHCKTDKHVQKYQLVAHIKEGGKANEWRLKCVAIGNPVHLKCNACDYYTNSLEKLRLHTVNSRHEASLKLYKHLQQHESGLEGESCYYHCVLCNYSTKAKLNLIQHVRSMKHQRSESLRKLQRLQKGLPEEDEDLGQIFTIRRCPSTDPEEAIEDVEGPSETAADPEELAKDQESGGEKEQSKWAASSSQAEKELTDSPATSKRISFPGSSESPLSSKRPKTSEEIKPEQMYQCPYCKYSNADVNRLRVHAMTQHSVQPMLRCPLCQDMLNNKIHLQLHLTHLHSVAPDCVEKLIMTVTTPEMVMPSSMFLPAAVPDREGNSNLEEAGKQPETSEDLGKNILPSVSTEHSGDLKPSLAEPGSVREDSGFLCWKKGCNQVFKTSAALQTHFNEVHAKRPQLPVSDRHVYKYRCNQCSLAFKTIEKLQLHSQYHVIRAATMCCLCQRSFRTFQALKKHLETSHLELSEADIQQLYGGLLANGDLLAMGDPTLAEDHTIIVEEDKEEESDLEDKQSPTGSDSGSVQEDSGSEPKRALPFRKGPNFTMEKFLDPSRPYKCTVCKESFTQKNILLVHYNSVSHLHKLKRALQESATGQPEPTSSPDNKPFKCNTCNVAYSQSSTLEIHMRSVLHQTKARAAKLEAASGSGNGTGNSSIVSQTSSTPSPVSTSGSNTFTTTNPSSASITASSNLLSQVPSESVGMPPLGNPISANIASPSEPKEANRKKLADMIASRQQQQQQQQQHQQQQQQQQQQQQQQQQAQTLAQAQAQVQAHLQQELQQQAALIQSQLFNPTLLPHFPMTTEALLQLQQQQHLLFPFYIPSAEFQLNPEVSLPVTSGALTLTGTGPGLLEDLKAQVQIPQQSHQQILQQQQQQQSQLSLSQSHSALLQPSQHPEKKNKLVIKEKEKESQREKDGTEGGEGNAGPKESLPDALKAKEKKELAPGSSSESSMLPPRIASDARGNATKALLENFGFELVIQYNENKQKVQKKNGKTEQGENVEKLECDSCGKLFSNILILKSHQEHVHQNYFPFKQLERFAKQYREHYDKLYPLRPQTPEPPPPPPPPPPPPLPAAPPQPASTPAIPASAPPITSPTIAPAQPSVPLTQLSMPMELPIFSPLMMQTMPLQTLPAQLPPQLGPVEPLPADLAQLYQHQLNPTLLQQQNKRPRTRITDDQLRVLRQYFDINNSPSEEQIKEMADKSGLPQKVIKHWFRNTLFKERQRNKDSPYNFSNPPITSLEELKIDSRPPSPEPQKQEYWGSKRSSRTRFTDYQLRVLQDFFDANAYPKDDEFEQLSNLLNLPTRVIVVWFQNARQKARKNYENQGEGKDGERRELTNDRYIRTSNLNYQCKKCSLVFQRIFDLIKHQKKLCYKDEDEEGQDDSQNEDSMDAMEILTPTSSSCSTPMPSQAYSAPAPCASTASSAFLQLTAEADELASFSSKTEVSDEKPKQADLPGAPPNQTHEKQGQPKAELQQQDQVEQKTNTPQQKLPQLASPPSLPQPPPQAPPPQCPLPQSSPSPSQLSHLPLKPLHTSTPQQLANLPPQLIPYQCDQCKLAFPSFEHWQEHQQLHFLSAQNQFIHPQFLDRSLDMPFMLFDPSNPLLASQLLSGAIPQIPVSSATSPSTPTSTMNTLKRKLEEKASASPGENDSGTGGEEPQRDKRLRTTITPEQLEILYQKYLLDSNPTRKMLDHIAHEVGLKKRVVQVWFQNTRARERKGQFRAVGPAQAHRRCPFCRALFKAKTALEAHIRSRHWHEAKRAGYNLTLSAMLLDCDGGLQMKGDIFDGTSFSHLPPSSSDGQGVPLSPVSKTMELSPRTLLSPSSIKVEGIEDFESPSMSSVNLNFDQTKLDNDDCSSVNTAITDTTTGDEGNADNDSATGIATETKSSSAPNEGLTKAAMMAMSEYEDRLSSGLVSPAPSFYSKEYDNEGTVDYSETSSLADPCSPSPGASGSAGKSGDSGDRPGQKRFRTQMTNLQLKVLKSCFNDYRTPTMLECEVLGNDIGLPKRVVQVWFQNARAKEKKSKLSMAKHFGINQTSYEGPKTECTLCGIKYSARLSVRDHIFSQQHISKVKDTIGSQLDKEKEYFDPATVRQLMAQQELDRIKKANEVLGLAAQQQGMFENAPLQALNLPTAYPALQGIPPVLLPGLNSPSLPGFTPSNTALTSPKPNLMGLPSTTVPSPGLPTSGLPNKPSSASLSSPTPAQATMVMAPQQPPQPQQQPQVQQPPPLPAVQPPPTTQLPPQQQQQRKDKDSEKVKEKEKVHKGKGEPLPVPKKEKGEAPPAAAATISAPLPAMEYAVDPAQLQALQAALTSDPTALLTSQFLPYFVPGFSPYYAPQIPGALQSGYLQPMYGMEGLFPYSPALSQALMGLSPGSLLQQYQQYQQSLQEAIQQQQQRQLHQQQQQQQQQKVQPQQQPPPPPKASQTPVPQGAASPDKDPAKESPKPEEQKNAPREVSPLLPKPPEEPEAESKSADSLSDPFIVPKVQYKLVCRKCQAGFGDEEAARSHLKSLCFFGQSVVNLQEMVLHVPTGGSGGGGGGGSGGGGSYHCLACESALCGEEALSQHLESALHKHRTITRAARNAKEHPSLLPHSACFPDPSTASTSQSAAHSNDSPPPPSAAAPSSSSAAPHASRKSWPQVVSRASAAKPPSFPPLSSSSTVTSSSCSTSGVQPSMPTDDYSEESDTDLSQKSDGPASPVEGPKDPSCPKDSGLTSVGTDTFRL